The sequence below is a genomic window from Deltaproteobacteria bacterium GWC2_65_14.
GACCGCCCTTCCGAGTTCCAGGGCGGGCCGGATGACGGCCCGAACATGCTGCGCCCGCGCGGCCTCGTACAGCAGAAGCTCCGCTTCCGGGAATACCGGTTCCTCGCGGCGGGAGAGCAGGAGGGAGCGGATCTCGTCGGCCAGGGGGGTTCCCCCGGGTTCCCGGGTGACGAGGTGGGCGATCCCCTTACGGTCCAGGTAGGCGGAGAGCCGCCGGATCTGGGTCGTCTTCCCGGATCCCTCGATCCCCTCGAAGGTGACGAACGGGGCCGGTGCCGCTTTCACGGGTCTCCCTCAAGGATCCGGCGTCGCGAAAGAAGATTCCCCTGCGGCTAGCACTCCGAGAACCCGCAGGACCGGCACTTGAGGCAACCTTCCTGCATCTCGACCTGGCTCCCGCAGTCGGGGCAGGCGCCGCGCGCGATCTCCTGCGACTCCCCGGGGGCGCTCTGCCGGGGAGCGGCCTGGGCCCGGGCGGGATCCTCCACCGGCCTGGCGAACCCGGTGAACATCTTGTCGACGTTCTCCAGGTACCACTCGATCGACTTCGCGACGGCGTCCGCGCACGACATGATCTTCCCGCCGTTCCCCGCCCACGAGGGGAGATGGCAGGAGATCCCCTTGAGCTGCTTGACGACCATCGCCGGGTCGACCCCGGAGCGGAGCGAGAGGGAGACGAGGCGCCCGATCGCCTCCGACTGGGAGGCCGCGCATCCGCCCGCCTTCCCCATCTGGTTGAAGACCTCGAAGAACCCCCTCTCGTCCCGGTTCATCGTCACGTAGAGCTTCCCGCAGCTGGTCGTCATCTCCCGGGTGACCCCCAGCAGGGTGTCGGGGCGCGGACGGCGGGTGACGAAGCCGGGCTCGCCCGCCGGAGCCTTGTTCTCGGACGGCGTGCCGGACGCGGCGGTCCCCTTGTTCACCTCTCCGATGTTCAGGACCTGCTCCTCCCGGCTCTTGTCCCGGTATACGGTCACTCCCTTGCAGCCGAGGCGGTAGGCGAGGAGGTAGACTTTCCGGATCTCCTCCCGGGTGGCGGTCGAGGGGAAGTTCACCGTCTTGGACACCGCGTTGTCGACGAATTTCTGGAACGCCGCCTGCATCCGCAGGTGCGCCTCCGGGGAGATGTCGTGGGCGGTCACGAAGACCCTCCGGACCTCGTCGGGCATCCCGTCGACCTCCCGCAGCGTTCCCTTCCGGGATATTTCCCGCATCCGCTCCTCGGAGTAGAGCCCCCGCCGCCTCAATTCCTTCTCGAAGAGCGGGTGGGTCTCGACGAGGTGGTCGTTGTCCATCACGTTGCGGACGAAGGAGAGCGCGAAGACCGGCTCGATCCCGCTGCTGCAGCCCGCGATGATGCTGATCGTTCCGGTGGGGGCGATCGTGGTCGTGGTGGCGTTGCGCAGCGGGATGTTTCCGTTGTCCCGGTACCGGCTGATCTCGAAGTTCGGGAATGCCCCCCGCTCGTGCGCCAGCAGGGCGGACGCGTTCCGGGACTCCTCCTGGAAGAAGCTCATCACCTCCTGCCCGACGGAGAGCGCCTCGTCCGAGTCGTAGGGGACGCCGAGCCGGATCAGCATGTCGGCGAATCCCATCACCCCCAGCCCGACCTTCCGGTTCCCCATCGTCATCCGGCGGATCTCCGGGAGGGGATAGCAGTTCATGTCGATCACGTTGTCGAGGAACCGGATCGATTCGTGGATCGTCCTCTTGATCCTGTCGTAGTCGATCCGGGTGGAGCCGTTCTCCCCGGTGACCATGTTCGCCAGGTTGATCGAGCCCAGGTTGCAGCTCTCGTAGGGGAGCAGCGGCTGTTCCCCGCACGGGTTCGTGCTCTCGATCTCCCCGAGCTTGGGAGTCGGGTTGTCCCGGTTGATCCGGTCCAGGAAGATGATCCCCGGCTCCCCGTTCCTCCATGCGGCGTCCACGATCTTCTCGAAGACCTCCCGGGCGGAGAAGCGCGCGACGACCTCCCGGGAATGGGGGTTCACGAGAGGGTAGTCGCCCCCCTCCTCGACCGCCTTCATGAAGCCCTCCGTCAGGGCGACGGAGATGTTGAAGTTGTTCAGCCGGTCGTTCTTCGTCTTGCAGGTGATGAAGTCGAGGACGTCCGGGTGGTCCACCCGGAGGATCCCCATGTTCGCGCCGCGCCGCGTCCCCCCCTGCTTGATGGTCTCCGTCGCCGCGTCGAACACGGTCATGAAGGAGATCGGTCCCGAGGAGATCCCCTTGGTCGACTTGACCACGTCGTGCTTCGGCCGGAGCCGTGAGAAGGAGAACCCGGTCCCCCCGCCGCTCTTGTGGATCAGGGCGGTGTTCTTGACCGCCTCGAAGATCGAATCCATCGAGTCGTCGACCGGAAGGACGAAGCAGGCGGACAGCTGCTGCAGCTCCCGTCCCGCGTTCATCAGGGTGGGGGAGTTCGGCATGAAATCGAGGCGGGAAATCATCCCGTAGAAGGTTTCCGCCCACCGGAGCACCACCTCGGGGATCGCGCCGTAGAAGTACCCTTCCGCCAGGGCGATGTTGTAGGATACCCGCGCCGTCATCTCCTCGGGGGTCTCGAGCGTTCCCCCCGGGGGATCCTGCTTGAGGTATCGCCGTTCCAGGACTTTTCGGGCATTCTCGGAGATCTGCAGCGGCCCGTGCTTCGCCAGCATCCGGGCGACCCATTCCCTGGGCGGGACCTCGGGGAGCTTCCTCGGATCGGGAATACGGGCTGCTTCCTCGGTGTTTACGGCGTCTCCGCGTTTCGCGGGAACGGAAAGGCTCAATTCCATCGTGTTTGCTCCCCCGGCAGGATTACCTGTTCCGACAATCGTGTATCTTGTGGTGGACGACGGGCACGGATACAAGATATGGTGTCCCCGAAGACCTGTCAAGGGAAAGCCGCCGGGAAAAAGATTTTCCTCCAACTCCTCGGATTCCCGGACCATCCGATACCGTAAAACAGGGTTTGCCTGTTCGGGCCGCCCGTTCGCCGTAGGATTCCTGTCCGCCTCCCCCCGCATGGGCGCAAGCATGGGCTTCGCCGCCTCGGAGGGGGGCTTCGCTTCGCCCGCCCTCCGCCCCCGGTTCATTCTTTTTATCTCCGCTCATCCCCCCTCCTTCGGCTGGCTCCGCCCGTGATGCGCCCCGTCCCGAGGGCGCCTGCAACTGCGGCACCCGTCAGCCAGGGTCCCCGGGTTCCGGCGAAGCCGTCTCTGGGCGACACCGCGAGGGGGCGAGCAGGTGCGGGTTGGATACCGGAGCGGTTCCCACTGTCCGCGGGGGAAAAATCGGCTTGATTCCGGACGAGGGTTGCGTTATGTATACAGTCGACAATAACCGGTACCGGAATATCCGGTGCCGTGCGGCACCGGCGAACCGCATTGAACCAGCCAGACCGGAAGGATGGGCCATGGTTCCCATGCTTTGGGATAGAGCCTGCATCGTTGTCTTGCTCGTCACTCTCGGGGGACTCCTGTTCCCCGGACCGCGTTCCGCCCACGCCCTCGGGGACGGGGAGTGTCTCGATTGCCACGGGGGCCGGGAGATCCTCTCCTGGTCGGCCGAGGATCGGGCCTCCAATGTCGTCGCCGGGGGGGAAACCAGGCCCGCCCGCGCCATCGGCCCATTCCCCGGGATCTCCCTGCACGTCGACTCCGCGGCGTTCAAGGCCTCGGTGCACTCCGACCTCTCCTGCACGGACTGCCACGCGGATGTCCGGGAGCTTCCGCACAGGGCCCGCCTGCGGCTGGTCGACTGCTCCGGGTGCCATGAGCAGGCGGCGGCGGTCCTGGCGAAGAGCCGGCACGCGAAGGGGATCCGGGCCGGGGTCGGCCAGTATACCCCCCGATGCGTGGACTGCCACGGGGCGCACGCGATCCCGAAATCGAGCCTCTCCTCCTCGCCCGTCTATTTTAGGAACCTCGCCGAGACCTGCACCCGCTGCCATGGGGACCGGGAGTTCGCCAAGCAGAGCGGGATCCCGATCCCGGGAGCGGCGAGGATGTACAGCCGGAGCATCCACAATCGGGCGATCGTGGACAAGGGGCTGAACAAGTCGGCGACCTGCGTCGACTGCCACGGCGGGCACGATCTCAAGGACCGCTTCGACCCCGCTTCCCCGATCTTCCGGCCCAACATCCCCACGACCTGCGGGAAGTGCCACTTCGGAGTGTTCACCATCTTCCGCGACAGCGTGCACGGGGTTGCCTTTTCCCGCGGGGTCCCCGACGCTCCCGGCTGCACCGACTGCCACGGGGAGCACGAGATCCGGCAGGCAGCCGACCCCCTCTCCCCCGTCTCCTTCATGGCGGTCTCGGAGAAGACATGCCCCTCCTGCCACGGCGCGGAAAGGCTGGCCGAGCGGTACGGGGTATCGTCCGAGAAGGTCCGGTCCTACCGGGAAAGCTACCATGGCCTCTCCCAGAGGCTGGGCGACCGGACGGTGGCGAACTGCTCCTCCTGCCACGGCGTGCACGAGATCTTCCCCTCCTCCGACCCCCGGTCGACGGTGAACCCCCGGAACCTCCAGGTCACCTGCGGCCAGTGTCATCCCGGGGCGACGGAAAACTTCGCCAGGGGGAGCATCCACGGCGGGGCCGCCGGCGGAATCGGCACCCAGGTGAAGGTCTGGGTGGAGAGGATCTACATCTGGATGATCGTGCTGGTCATCGGCGGGATGATCCTCCACAACGGGGCCGACTATATCCGGAAGATGCAGGAGATCTACCGGAAGCGGAGGGACGACTGGGACCACCCCGGGTACGAGCGGATGAACCGGTCCGAACGGATCCAGCACATCCTCACCCTCTCTTCCTTCTTCGTGCTGGTCGTCACCGGATTCGCGCTCAAGTTCAAGTGGTCGATCCCCTTTCTGTCGGCCGAGACGAACGTCTCGCTCCGCGGGAACGGCCACCGGGTCGCCGCGGTCGTGATGGTCGCCACCAGCGTGTACCACGTCTTCTATGTGCTGATGACGGCCCGGGGGAGGGAGCAGTTCGTCCGGATGATGCCCTGGTGGCAGGACGCGAAGGACCTCGCGGCGATGCTGCGCTACTACGCGGGGCTTTCCCCCCACAAGCCGAAATTCGGCCGCTTCAGTTACGTCGAGAAGGCCGAGTACCTCGCCCTGGTGTGGGGAACGATCGTGATGATCGTCACCGGGTTCATGCTCTGGTTCGAGAACGAGACGCTGAAGCGGATTCCGCTGTGGGGGCTGGACGTCGCCACGATCATCCACTACTACGAGGCGATCCTGGCCACCCTGGCGATCGTCGTCTGGCACCTCTACTACGTGATCCTGAACCCGGACTTCGCCCCCATGTCGCTTACCTGGATCGACGGGAAGCTCTCCCGGCACCACATGGAGCACGAGCATCCGTTGGAGCTCGAGGAGCTCGAGGAGGCCCGGAGGCGGGGGGAGACCCCCGGGCCGGGGGCCACCATGATTCTCTCGGAGGCGGAATGAAACCAGTGCGGACGTTGTGGATCGCGGGAATCCTGGCTGCGGGAATCTGCCTTGCGGGGCAGGCCGCGGCGGGGCCGGCGGGCGATCGGTGCCTGGAATGCCACGGCGACTCGACGATCGAGAAGATGCTGCCCGGCGGAAAGGCGGTATCCCTCTTCGTGGACCAAAAGGATTACCGCGCTTCGGTGCACGGGAAGGGGGAGTGCGCGGGCTGCCATGCGGGGGCGACCTCTCCCCACGGGAAGCTC
It includes:
- a CDS encoding ribonucleoside-diphosphate reductase, adenosylcobalamin-dependent encodes the protein MLAKHGPLQISENARKVLERRYLKQDPPGGTLETPEEMTARVSYNIALAEGYFYGAIPEVVLRWAETFYGMISRLDFMPNSPTLMNAGRELQQLSACFVLPVDDSMDSIFEAVKNTALIHKSGGGTGFSFSRLRPKHDVVKSTKGISSGPISFMTVFDAATETIKQGGTRRGANMGILRVDHPDVLDFITCKTKNDRLNNFNISVALTEGFMKAVEEGGDYPLVNPHSREVVARFSAREVFEKIVDAAWRNGEPGIIFLDRINRDNPTPKLGEIESTNPCGEQPLLPYESCNLGSINLANMVTGENGSTRIDYDRIKRTIHESIRFLDNVIDMNCYPLPEIRRMTMGNRKVGLGVMGFADMLIRLGVPYDSDEALSVGQEVMSFFQEESRNASALLAHERGAFPNFEISRYRDNGNIPLRNATTTTIAPTGTISIIAGCSSGIEPVFALSFVRNVMDNDHLVETHPLFEKELRRRGLYSEERMREISRKGTLREVDGMPDEVRRVFVTAHDISPEAHLRMQAAFQKFVDNAVSKTVNFPSTATREEIRKVYLLAYRLGCKGVTVYRDKSREEQVLNIGEVNKGTAASGTPSENKAPAGEPGFVTRRPRPDTLLGVTREMTTSCGKLYVTMNRDERGFFEVFNQMGKAGGCAASQSEAIGRLVSLSLRSGVDPAMVVKQLKGISCHLPSWAGNGGKIMSCADAVAKSIEWYLENVDKMFTGFARPVEDPARAQAAPRQSAPGESQEIARGACPDCGSQVEMQEGCLKCRSCGFSEC